The Paracoccus sediminicola genome has a segment encoding these proteins:
- a CDS encoding CinA family protein yields MSAAALLDAARARGLMIATAESCTGGLISAALTAVPGSSDVVDRGFVTYSNAAKQEMLGVRAETLETYGAVSEETAAEMAAGALARSAAGLAVAVTGIAGPGGSAHKPEGRVCFGIATQTGTQSETVDFGAIGRQEVRAATVEHALRMMMRALA; encoded by the coding sequence GTGAGCGCCGCCGCCCTGCTCGACGCGGCGCGCGCGCGCGGGCTGATGATCGCCACCGCCGAGAGCTGCACCGGCGGGCTGATCTCGGCGGCGCTGACGGCGGTGCCGGGATCGTCCGATGTGGTGGATCGAGGCTTCGTCACCTATTCCAACGCCGCCAAGCAGGAGATGCTGGGCGTTCGCGCCGAAACGCTCGAAACATATGGCGCCGTCAGCGAAGAGACCGCCGCCGAGATGGCCGCCGGCGCTCTGGCCCGCAGCGCCGCGGGGCTGGCGGTTGCGGTGACCGGGATCGCCGGGCCGGGCGGCTCGGCGCATAAACCCGAGGGACGGGTCTGTTTCGGCATCGCGACCCAGACAGGGACACAAAGCGAGACGGTCGATTTCGGCGCAATCGGACGGCAGGAGGTGCGCGCAGCCACGGTCGAACATGCGCTGCGGATGATGATGCGCGCGCTGGCCTAG
- a CDS encoding phosphatidylglycerophosphatase A family protein: MEKLLCTWFGAGQMRPAPGTWASVVAVALGVLIHWVGHFPLLLVATLAVTLAGFWAVPRYTKGMEDPDRSEIVIDEVAGQWLALCFPSFGFWYAGLDATNFPYPGWLAALIFFRLFDIWKPWIIGRADRRGGVRGVMYDDLLAGLFAGIAVMIAAAFSHLVLM; this comes from the coding sequence ATGGAAAAGCTGCTCTGCACCTGGTTCGGTGCCGGCCAGATGCGCCCGGCCCCCGGCACATGGGCATCGGTGGTCGCCGTCGCTCTTGGTGTGCTGATCCATTGGGTGGGACATTTCCCGCTGCTGCTTGTGGCAACGCTCGCGGTGACGCTGGCCGGGTTCTGGGCGGTGCCGCGCTATACGAAGGGGATGGAGGATCCCGACCGCTCGGAGATCGTGATCGACGAGGTGGCGGGGCAATGGCTGGCGCTGTGCTTTCCGTCCTTCGGCTTCTGGTATGCCGGGCTCGACGCGACGAATTTTCCCTATCCCGGCTGGCTGGCGGCGCTGATCTTCTTCCGGCTTTTCGACATCTGGAAGCCGTGGATCATTGGCCGGGCGGACCGGCGCGGCGGTGTGCGCGGGGTGATGTATGACGATCTGCTGGCCGGGCTCTTTGCCGGGATCGCGGTGATGATCGCCGCGGCGTTCAGCCATCTGGTGCTGATGTGA
- a CDS encoding bifunctional 2-C-methyl-D-erythritol 4-phosphate cytidylyltransferase/2-C-methyl-D-erythritol 2,4-cyclodiphosphate synthase, which yields MQDLDHIAVIITAAGRGARMGGPPKQWRELDGASVLSRSIAAFAGFGRIVVVLHPEDMARGAEELAGAVTLVAGGESRAASVRAGLELLEGSDVTHVLIHDGARPLVGTEVLAGVLDALRAGAVAAAPGIPVSDALWRGAKGNVAGIQPRDGLFRAQTPQGFRLDVILAAHRTHSGDAADDVELALKAGYEVAITAGSEDNLKLTYGPDMDRARRIMRGAMDIRLGNGFDVHGFDEGDHVTLCGVHIHHDRGLSGHSDADVGMHALTDAIYGALAEGDIGRHFPPSDPQWKGADSEIFLRHAAGMAREKGFRIGNADVTLICEAPRIGPHARAMQARLAAIIGIEPTRVSVKATTSEQLGFTGRGEGIAAIATATLIGG from the coding sequence ATGCAGGATCTGGACCATATCGCCGTCATCATCACCGCCGCCGGACGCGGCGCCCGCATGGGCGGGCCGCCGAAACAGTGGCGCGAGCTGGACGGCGCGAGCGTCCTCTCGCGCAGCATCGCTGCGTTTGCCGGTTTCGGCCGCATCGTCGTGGTGCTGCATCCCGAGGACATGGCGCGCGGCGCCGAGGAACTTGCCGGGGCGGTGACACTGGTCGCGGGCGGCGAGAGCCGGGCGGCCAGTGTGCGCGCCGGGCTTGAACTGCTAGAGGGCAGCGATGTCACCCATGTGCTGATCCATGACGGTGCCCGTCCCCTGGTCGGGACAGAGGTGCTCGCAGGCGTTCTCGACGCGCTGCGCGCAGGCGCGGTTGCGGCAGCGCCGGGCATCCCGGTCAGCGATGCGCTCTGGCGGGGTGCGAAGGGCAATGTCGCCGGGATACAACCGCGTGACGGGCTGTTCCGCGCCCAGACCCCGCAGGGTTTCCGGCTGGACGTGATCCTCGCCGCGCATCGCACCCATTCGGGCGATGCCGCAGACGATGTCGAGCTGGCGCTGAAAGCCGGATATGAGGTGGCCATCACCGCCGGTTCGGAAGATAATCTGAAACTCACCTACGGGCCGGATATGGACCGCGCCCGCCGCATCATGAGGGGCGCCATGGATATTCGGCTCGGCAATGGTTTCGACGTGCATGGCTTTGACGAGGGCGATCACGTCACGCTCTGCGGCGTTCACATACATCACGATCGCGGCCTGTCCGGGCATTCCGATGCCGATGTCGGCATGCATGCGCTGACCGACGCCATTTACGGGGCGCTCGCCGAGGGTGATATCGGCCGCCATTTCCCGCCCAGCGATCCGCAGTGGAAAGGTGCTGACAGCGAAATCTTCCTGCGCCACGCGGCGGGTATGGCGCGCGAAAAGGGGTTCCGCATCGGCAATGCCGATGTCACGCTGATCTGCGAGGCGCCCAGGATCGGCCCCCATGCCCGCGCCATGCAAGCCCGTCTGGCGGCGATCATCGGCATCGAGCCGACGCGGGTCTCGGTCAAGGCCACCACCTCGGAACAGCTGGGCTTCACCGGGCGCGGCGAAGGGATTGCCGCCATCGCCACCGCCACGCTGATCGGAGGGTGA
- a CDS encoding putative selenate ABC transporter substrate-binding protein → MFLRAALTAAALVLAGLSLAGAQTFYFSAIPDEDDTALKTRFDRVAAYLEEELGVDVAFLPVKNYGASVTAFRNDQVQLAWFGGLTGVQARLATPGARAIAQGVEDQSFVTYFIANEATGLTPSESFPQEMRGHSFTFGAKTSTSGRLMPEYHLRQETGEAPEAFFDRVGFSGDHAQTLRLVASGAYEVGALNFSVYDKAVEDGLPEVETAPIIWKTPPYPDYNWTIRGDVDERFGEGFAERVQQALLDMDDPDLLASFPRSGFVPAENADYAPIEAVARELGLIE, encoded by the coding sequence ATGTTTCTACGCGCTGCCCTGACTGCCGCTGCTCTCGTTCTGGCCGGATTGTCCTTGGCCGGGGCGCAGACCTTCTATTTCTCGGCCATTCCCGACGAAGACGACACGGCACTCAAGACCCGCTTCGACCGTGTCGCTGCCTATCTGGAGGAGGAACTTGGCGTCGATGTCGCCTTCCTGCCGGTCAAGAATTACGGCGCCTCGGTCACCGCCTTCCGCAACGATCAGGTGCAGCTGGCCTGGTTCGGCGGTCTGACAGGGGTGCAGGCGCGGCTGGCGACGCCGGGGGCGCGGGCCATTGCGCAGGGCGTCGAGGATCAGAGCTTCGTGACCTATTTCATCGCCAATGAGGCGACCGGGCTGACCCCTTCGGAAAGCTTCCCGCAGGAAATGCGCGGCCACAGCTTTACTTTCGGTGCCAAGACCTCGACCTCGGGGCGGTTGATGCCGGAATATCACCTGCGCCAGGAGACGGGCGAGGCGCCCGAGGCGTTTTTCGACCGTGTCGGCTTCTCGGGCGACCATGCCCAGACGCTGCGTCTCGTGGCCAGCGGGGCCTATGAGGTCGGGGCGCTGAATTTCTCGGTCTATGACAAGGCGGTTGAGGATGGGCTGCCCGAGGTCGAGACCGCGCCGATCATCTGGAAGACCCCGCCATATCCCGATTACAACTGGACCATTCGCGGCGATGTCGATGAGCGCTTCGGCGAGGGCTTTGCCGAGCGTGTTCAGCAGGCCCTGCTCGATATGGACGACCCCGATCTGCTGGCCAGCTTCCCGCGCTCGGGCTTCGTCCCCGCCGAGAATGCGGATTACGCCCCGATCGAAGCCGTCGCGCGGGAGCTTGGCCTGATCGAATGA
- a CDS encoding phosphonate ABC transporter ATP-binding protein produces the protein MMVRLDDATLGYAGKTVLRGISISLEPGERVVLLGPSGAGKSTLLNAIYAQLAGQDARVAFVPQHHGLVPQLSVRRNVYMGRLDDHTAAVNLSRLIFLPRQIRAEIEAILSQLGLAGLAERPVEALSGGQQQRTALARALYRGGRAILADEPVSAIDPVRSREALRLIAGRFDTALIALHDVTLAREFATRIVGLRDGGIMFDRPASRLDDRDIAALYG, from the coding sequence ATGATGGTTAGGCTGGATGACGCCACGCTTGGCTATGCCGGGAAAACCGTGCTTCGCGGGATCAGCATCTCGCTGGAGCCCGGCGAGCGCGTCGTTCTGCTGGGTCCGTCCGGGGCAGGGAAATCCACCCTGCTGAACGCGATTTACGCGCAGCTTGCCGGGCAAGACGCGCGCGTGGCTTTCGTCCCGCAGCATCACGGTCTGGTGCCGCAGCTTTCGGTGCGGCGCAATGTCTATATGGGTCGGCTCGACGATCACACTGCGGCGGTCAACCTGTCGCGTCTGATCTTTCTGCCGCGCCAGATCCGGGCCGAGATCGAGGCGATCCTGTCGCAGCTCGGTCTCGCCGGGCTCGCCGAGCGCCCGGTCGAGGCGCTTTCGGGCGGCCAGCAACAGCGCACCGCACTTGCACGGGCGCTCTATCGCGGGGGCAGGGCAATTCTCGCCGACGAGCCGGTTTCGGCCATCGACCCGGTGCGGTCCCGCGAGGCGCTGAGGCTCATCGCGGGGCGGTTCGACACGGCCCTGATTGCGCTGCACGACGTGACGCTCGCGCGGGAATTCGCCACCCGCATCGTCGGGCTGCGCGATGGCGGGATCATGTTCGACCGACCCGCGAGCAGGCTGGATGATCGAGACATCGCGGCGCTCTATGGCTGA
- a CDS encoding PhnE/PtxC family ABC transporter permease: protein MAERLSPMRVVAGFTAVAVLALPVADLELAGHDPWAMIGRMLSGFARPDFGAVEALSRALAMTVAFAVAGVALGAAAGLALAPFYDRAVPRALCVALRSVHEIFWALLLIQAIGIGAPAGVLALALPYAGIFAKVFAEQIEEADPRPSCALPPRSDAVSRFAYAAMPLIRAPMLAYCLYRLECGMRASAVIGFIGLPTLGFQLDSFFRKGDYGAASAVLICYIVMIATLRWWMRPRLAPLWIVASVAMLATLNAPPMGEGALWRFLSQDIIPQPLRGGEGPAGLIPWLQEITLSEIGPGLWNTLIATQIALVLTGLIAFLSFGSTITAIAGRWGSVIGHLALVVLRSLPEYMLAYLFLQIFGPSLLPAILALGLHNGAIIGHLLGREADALIPGLRADHPRGLLLWGWELVPRIFGRFLALCLYRWEIILRESAVMGILGIATLGFFIDSALAELRIDRAVVLLIAIAFSSAVIDRISVRVRARMKLPKLSDADCATDPGPLAARTNPV from the coding sequence ATGGCTGAGCGGCTGTCGCCCATGCGCGTGGTGGCGGGGTTTACCGCCGTCGCGGTCCTTGCGTTGCCGGTCGCGGATCTGGAACTCGCGGGCCATGATCCGTGGGCGATGATCGGCCGGATGCTATCCGGGTTCGCCCGGCCCGATTTCGGCGCGGTCGAGGCGCTTTCCCGTGCGCTGGCGATGACCGTGGCCTTCGCCGTGGCCGGGGTGGCGCTGGGCGCTGCGGCGGGGCTGGCCCTCGCCCCGTTCTATGACCGTGCCGTGCCGCGGGCGCTTTGCGTGGCGCTGCGCTCGGTGCATGAGATCTTCTGGGCGCTGCTGCTGATCCAGGCCATCGGCATTGGCGCCCCGGCGGGAGTGCTGGCGCTGGCGCTGCCCTATGCGGGGATCTTTGCCAAGGTCTTTGCCGAACAGATCGAAGAGGCCGATCCGCGCCCGTCTTGCGCCTTGCCGCCACGCAGCGATGCGGTCTCGCGCTTTGCCTATGCCGCCATGCCGCTGATCCGCGCCCCGATGCTGGCCTATTGCCTCTATCGGCTGGAATGCGGAATGCGGGCGAGCGCGGTGATCGGCTTCATCGGGCTGCCGACGCTCGGCTTTCAGCTGGACAGTTTCTTCCGCAAGGGAGATTACGGCGCGGCTTCGGCGGTGCTGATCTGTTACATCGTGATGATCGCGACGCTGAGATGGTGGATGCGCCCGCGTCTCGCGCCGCTGTGGATCGTGGCGTCGGTCGCGATGCTGGCCACGCTGAACGCGCCGCCGATGGGCGAGGGCGCGCTGTGGCGTTTCCTGTCGCAGGACATCATCCCGCAGCCCCTGCGCGGCGGCGAGGGTCCGGCCGGGCTGATACCGTGGTTGCAGGAGATCACGCTGTCCGAGATCGGTCCGGGGTTGTGGAACACGCTGATCGCGACGCAGATCGCGCTCGTGCTGACCGGGCTGATCGCATTTCTCAGCTTTGGCAGCACCATCACCGCCATTGCCGGGCGTTGGGGCAGCGTGATCGGGCATCTGGCTCTGGTCGTGCTGCGCAGCCTGCCGGAATATATGCTGGCCTATCTGTTCCTGCAAATCTTCGGGCCGTCGCTCCTGCCCGCGATCCTGGCGCTCGGGCTGCATAACGGCGCGATCATCGGCCATCTTCTCGGGCGCGAGGCCGATGCGCTGATCCCCGGATTGCGCGCCGACCATCCGCGCGGGCTGCTTCTCTGGGGGTGGGAGCTGGTTCCGCGCATCTTCGGGCGTTTCCTGGCCTTGTGCCTTTACCGATGGGAGATCATCCTGCGCGAAAGTGCCGTGATGGGCATTCTCGGCATCGCCACGCTCGGGTTCTTCATCGACAGCGCCCTGGCCGAGCTGCGCATCGACCGCGCGGTGGTGCTGCTGATCGCCATCGCATTCTCAAGCGCGGTGATCGACCGGATCTCGGTCCGGGTGCGGGCGCGGATGAAGCTGCCGAAGCTGAGCGATGCCGATTGCGCAACCGATCCAGGTCCGCTTGCCGCGCGGACCAACCCGGTATAG
- a CDS encoding ABC transporter permease, with the protein MSDALTDPAPRQRWWNSRAARRFRNHRLALTGLAMITLLTLACVFGPYLLPYDSLYIDLRARFAPPLTGDHYLGTDPLGRDIAARLLMAGRISLLVGFAAMLLSTAIGALVGILAGYRGGWTATILMRLTDAFLAFPSIFLVLVLAALMEPSPVMITIIIAVTSWMEIARIVEAETRSLREREFVEAGRMLGLSQWHIMFREVLPNVIGPIIVAASLTVARAILLEAYISFLGYGIQPPLPSWGNLLNGAQQYLGSAPWLAIVPGIAITIAVTSFNFIGDGLRDALDVRSDPV; encoded by the coding sequence ATGTCTGACGCCCTCACCGATCCCGCCCCGAGGCAACGCTGGTGGAACAGCCGCGCCGCGCGGCGTTTCCGTAATCACCGGCTGGCGCTGACCGGGCTGGCGATGATTACGCTGCTGACGCTGGCCTGCGTCTTCGGGCCCTATCTGCTGCCCTATGATTCACTCTATATCGACCTGCGCGCACGTTTCGCGCCGCCGTTGACCGGGGACCATTATCTCGGCACCGACCCGCTGGGGCGCGACATCGCCGCGCGGCTGCTGATGGCGGGGCGGATTTCGCTGCTCGTCGGCTTTGCTGCGATGCTGCTGTCGACGGCGATCGGGGCGCTTGTCGGGATCCTCGCCGGCTATCGCGGTGGCTGGACCGCGACCATCCTGATGCGGCTGACCGACGCATTCCTTGCCTTTCCGTCGATCTTCCTCGTTCTGGTTCTGGCCGCGCTGATGGAACCGTCGCCGGTCATGATCACCATCATCATCGCCGTCACCAGCTGGATGGAGATCGCCCGCATCGTCGAGGCCGAGACCCGTTCGCTGCGCGAGCGCGAATTTGTCGAGGCCGGGCGGATGCTGGGGCTGAGCCAGTGGCACATCATGTTCCGCGAGGTGCTGCCCAACGTGATCGGCCCGATCATCGTGGCCGCCAGCCTGACCGTCGCCCGCGCCATCCTGCTCGAAGCCTATATCAGCTTTCTGGGCTACGGGATCCAGCCTCCGTTGCCAAGCTGGGGGAACCTGCTGAACGGGGCGCAGCAATATCTGGGCAGCGCGCCCTGGCTCGCCATCGTGCCGGGCATCGCGATCACCATCGCCGTGACCAGCTTCAATTTTATCGGTGACGGGCTGCGCGACGCGCTCGATGTGCGCAGCGATCCGGTGTGA
- a CDS encoding ABC transporter permease, protein MLGFLLNRLWQSLVLLIIVSIVGFTVLNLIPGGPLAQFALDPGMTQADIDRLAEQMGLDRPLPVQYLDWAGHLVTGDWGRSFRDGTPVLQVIMRHLGATLLLMGTSTAIAIAVGTWLGIRGATHRYSTFDYVATIGAMVALSIPTFWFGLVGIYIFSLELGWLPAGNMYTIGDQSVLDYLHHLILPSIVLSLVNVAIWSRYMRTATLDVINQDFVKTARAKGLSERRVVMKHVVGNALLPMITLAGMQLPNIMSGALVTETVFTWPGMGRLFLDSLGYSDYPVVMGLLMFSALFVVIGNLIADIVVALVDPRIRLG, encoded by the coding sequence ATGCTCGGCTTTCTGCTGAACCGGCTCTGGCAGAGCCTCGTGCTGCTGATCATCGTCTCGATCGTCGGCTTCACGGTGCTGAACCTGATCCCGGGTGGCCCGCTGGCGCAATTCGCGCTGGACCCGGGAATGACCCAGGCCGATATCGACCGGCTGGCCGAGCAGATGGGCCTGGATCGCCCCCTGCCCGTGCAATATCTGGACTGGGCCGGACATCTGGTTACCGGGGATTGGGGCCGCTCGTTCCGCGATGGGACACCGGTCTTGCAGGTCATCATGCGGCATCTGGGCGCGACGCTTCTGCTGATGGGCACATCGACCGCCATCGCCATCGCCGTGGGCACATGGCTGGGCATCCGTGGCGCGACGCATCGCTATTCGACCTTCGATTACGTGGCAACGATCGGCGCGATGGTCGCGCTGTCGATCCCGACCTTCTGGTTCGGACTGGTCGGCATCTATATCTTCTCGCTCGAACTCGGCTGGCTTCCCGCCGGCAACATGTACACGATCGGCGATCAGTCCGTTCTGGACTATCTGCACCACCTCATCCTGCCCAGCATCGTTCTGTCGCTGGTCAATGTCGCCATCTGGAGCCGCTATATGCGGACCGCGACGCTCGACGTCATCAACCAGGATTTCGTCAAGACGGCCCGCGCAAAAGGGCTGAGCGAGCGGCGCGTGGTGATGAAACATGTCGTGGGCAACGCGCTGCTGCCCATGATCACGCTCGCTGGGATGCAGCTTCCCAATATCATGAGCGGCGCGCTTGTCACCGAGACCGTGTTCACATGGCCCGGCATGGGACGTCTGTTTCTCGACAGCCTCGGTTACAGCGACTACCCGGTGGTCATGGGGCTGCTGATGTTCTCGGCGCTCTTCGTCGTGATCGGCAACCTCATCGCCGATATCGTCGTCGCGCTTGTCGATCCGCGCATTCGTCTCGGCTGA
- a CDS encoding peptide ABC transporter substrate-binding protein → MTTRKTGTTRRGALGLMGAAGTAALLAPNLLGRPAFAQEPPAAPTGRVIVGLSQEPTVFNPLMVKIEVDDGVHFALFDALFRINPEGEIVPNLATEVPSQENGGISEDGLEWRIKLRDDVTWHDGEPFTAEDVKFTLELIVNPDFRAWRTTGHSLLRDITVVSPTEITWRMEEPFSPYLNFLTETFMVPKHILEGAEDPNTASFNEAPIGTGPFKWSNRVAGDNIQLSANTEYFGEGPYLEELIFKYIPDLTVLYTQFKSGDIDVVGRQYITPDNYAEAQTLSDRVIEVVPASSVEGIYLNQERPQFQDLAVRQALYAAIDKASIIDALYYGLPTPTETFMPQASFYYNPDLPQQEFNLDEANRILDEAGWERGGDGIREKDGVRLAFENSTTSGNHLREQTQQFLQQTFREIGVEMTISNLPAAVIWGEFWQQSQFDSVVVGITYLIGTDPDVTSRFGSNSIPAAGGSGSNVAQYRNERVDELLAQGTQVFDPEERKALYFEVQEIIREDLPFLPLYANSEVRGWKAGLENVTPNTNTRTESWNAASWYWAE, encoded by the coding sequence ATGACCACAAGGAAAACAGGAACCACGCGGCGCGGTGCGCTCGGACTGATGGGCGCTGCGGGCACGGCAGCGCTGCTTGCGCCAAATCTGCTCGGCCGACCCGCTTTCGCACAGGAACCGCCCGCCGCGCCGACCGGGCGCGTGATCGTCGGACTTTCTCAGGAACCGACCGTCTTCAACCCGCTCATGGTCAAGATCGAAGTCGATGACGGCGTGCATTTCGCCCTGTTCGACGCGCTGTTCCGCATCAATCCCGAGGGCGAGATCGTACCCAACCTGGCCACCGAAGTGCCGTCGCAGGAAAATGGCGGCATCTCCGAGGACGGTCTGGAGTGGCGCATCAAGCTGCGCGACGACGTCACCTGGCATGATGGCGAGCCCTTCACCGCCGAGGATGTGAAATTCACGCTGGAGCTGATCGTCAATCCGGATTTCCGCGCCTGGCGGACCACCGGTCATTCGCTGCTGCGTGACATCACCGTCGTGTCGCCGACCGAGATCACCTGGCGGATGGAAGAGCCCTTCTCGCCCTATCTCAACTTCCTCACCGAGACCTTCATGGTGCCGAAGCACATCCTCGAAGGTGCCGAAGACCCGAATACAGCCTCATTCAACGAGGCTCCGATCGGCACCGGGCCTTTCAAATGGAGCAACCGTGTCGCGGGGGACAATATCCAGCTCAGCGCCAATACCGAATATTTCGGCGAAGGCCCCTATCTCGAAGAGCTGATTTTCAAGTATATTCCCGATCTGACGGTGCTTTATACCCAGTTCAAAAGCGGCGATATCGACGTTGTGGGCCGCCAGTATATCACCCCGGACAACTATGCCGAGGCGCAGACCCTGTCCGACCGCGTGATCGAGGTCGTGCCCGCAAGCTCGGTCGAGGGGATCTATCTCAATCAGGAACGCCCGCAATTCCAGGATCTCGCCGTGCGTCAGGCGCTTTACGCGGCCATCGACAAGGCCTCGATCATCGACGCGCTCTATTACGGGTTGCCGACACCGACAGAGACCTTCATGCCGCAGGCCTCGTTCTATTATAACCCGGACCTCCCGCAGCAAGAATTCAACCTCGACGAGGCCAACCGGATCCTCGACGAAGCCGGCTGGGAACGCGGCGGCGACGGGATCCGCGAAAAGGACGGCGTTCGTCTGGCCTTCGAAAACTCGACGACGTCGGGCAATCACCTGCGCGAGCAGACCCAGCAATTCCTGCAACAGACCTTTCGCGAGATCGGCGTCGAGATGACCATCTCGAACCTGCCCGCCGCGGTGATCTGGGGCGAGTTCTGGCAGCAATCGCAGTTCGATTCCGTGGTCGTTGGCATCACCTATCTGATCGGCACCGACCCGGATGTCACAAGCCGCTTCGGGTCGAACTCGATCCCCGCCGCGGGCGGATCCGGCTCCAATGTTGCACAATATCGCAATGAGCGGGTGGACGAGTTGCTGGCACAGGGCACGCAGGTCTTCGACCCCGAAGAGCGCAAGGCGCTCTATTTCGAGGTTCAGGAGATCATCCGCGAAGATCTGCCCTTCCTGCCGCTTTACGCCAATTCCGAAGTGCGCGGCTGGAAGGCCGGGCTCGAGAACGTGACGCCCAACACCAACACGCGGACCGAATCGTGGAACGCCGCAAGCTGGTACTGGGCGGAATAA
- a CDS encoding dipeptide ABC transporter ATP-binding protein, producing the protein MERAHAVEDISFDLKRGQILCVIGESGSGKSVTANTVMGLLPPAIRATAGSITVEGREVLNAPPKTIRAMRARDVAMIFQDPLSALNPLMTVGDQITEVMRAHGVGTPAERKARAISLLTETGLPEPELMYHQYPFRLSGGQRQRVMIAMALTLEPSILIADEPTTALDVTTQAQILELIREIQRRKGMSVMFITHDFGVVAEIADSVVVMEKGRIVEQGPADKVLRAPEHPYTQRLIAAVPHLTDEDRAQQGSPAPVLTAEKLVKTYVSGNRFLGSQRITRAVRDVSFELLPGRTLGIVGESGSGKSSLGRLIVKLMESDGGRILFEGKDIAAMSEAEFRPMRPKIQMIFQDPFNSLNPRSTIGHILTVGPIAHGMRRADARREAEAMLRHVDLDEGAYGRYPHEFSGGQRQRIGIARALMFKPRVLVADEAVSALDVSIQAQILELLNRVQQETEVAMIFITHDLRVASQVCDDIAVMQKGEVVEYGPPSRIFRDPRSPYTRQLVAAIPGEERQTVSA; encoded by the coding sequence ATGGAGCGGGCGCATGCGGTCGAAGATATCTCTTTCGATCTGAAGCGCGGCCAGATCCTGTGCGTGATCGGCGAATCGGGCTCGGGAAAATCGGTCACGGCGAACACGGTGATGGGGCTGCTGCCGCCGGCGATCCGCGCCACGGCGGGCTCGATCACCGTCGAAGGGCGCGAGGTGCTGAACGCGCCGCCGAAAACCATCCGGGCGATGCGGGCGCGCGATGTCGCGATGATCTTTCAGGACCCGCTTTCGGCGCTTAATCCCTTGATGACCGTCGGCGACCAGATCACCGAGGTCATGCGCGCCCACGGCGTCGGCACCCCGGCAGAGCGCAAGGCGCGCGCCATCTCCCTTCTCACCGAGACCGGCCTGCCAGAGCCGGAGCTCATGTATCACCAATATCCGTTCAGGCTCTCTGGCGGGCAGCGGCAGCGGGTGATGATCGCAATGGCGCTGACGCTCGAGCCGTCAATCCTGATCGCCGATGAGCCGACCACCGCGCTCGACGTGACGACACAGGCGCAGATCCTCGAACTGATCCGCGAAATTCAGCGGCGCAAGGGGATGAGCGTCATGTTCATCACCCATGATTTCGGCGTCGTGGCCGAGATCGCCGACAGTGTCGTGGTCATGGAAAAGGGCCGGATCGTCGAACAGGGCCCGGCAGACAAGGTGCTGCGCGCGCCCGAGCATCCCTATACGCAACGGCTGATCGCCGCCGTGCCGCATCTCACCGATGAGGACCGCGCGCAGCAGGGCAGCCCCGCGCCGGTGCTGACCGCAGAGAAGCTGGTCAAGACCTATGTCAGTGGCAACCGCTTCCTGGGCAGCCAGCGCATCACGCGGGCGGTGCGCGACGTGTCCTTCGAGCTTTTGCCGGGCCGCACGCTCGGCATTGTGGGCGAGAGCGGTTCGGGGAAGTCCTCGCTCGGTCGGCTGATCGTCAAGCTGATGGAGAGCGATGGCGGGCGCATTCTCTTCGAGGGCAAGGATATCGCGGCGATGAGCGAGGCCGAATTCAGGCCGATGCGGCCGAAGATACAGATGATCTTTCAGGACCCGTTCAACTCGCTGAACCCGCGCTCGACCATTGGCCATATCCTGACTGTCGGCCCCATCGCGCATGGGATGCGCCGCGCCGATGCCCGGCGCGAGGCCGAGGCGATGCTGCGCCATGTCGACCTGGATGAGGGGGCTTACGGGCGCTATCCGCATGAATTCTCGGGCGGTCAGCGGCAGCGTATCGGCATCGCCCGCGCGCTGATGTTCAAGCCGCGCGTTCTGGTCGCAGATGAGGCCGTCTCGGCGCTTGACGTGTCGATCCAGGCGCAGATTCTGGAATTGCTCAACCGGGTCCAGCAGGAGACCGAGGTGGCGATGATCTTCATCACCCATGATTTGCGCGTGGCCAGCCAGGTTTGCGACGATATCGCGGTCATGCAAAAGGGGGAAGTCGTCGAATATGGGCCGCCGTCGCGGATCTTCCGTGATCCGCGCTCGCCCTATACGCGCCAGCTTGTCGCCGCCATCCCCGGAGAGGAGCGGCAGACCGTCTCGGCCTGA